One Mycolicibacterium fortuitum subsp. fortuitum genomic window carries:
- a CDS encoding YybH family protein encodes MNAKDQQDIMDVMAATTDLWKAHDMDGWGQYFTEDADFVAHSGLWWTSRHDNVEGHRDVPETVVRQKRNYTQRIEAIDEIAPGVALVHTRWNWPDHVQPGKPAQDRSGIISYVLVDNDERWLIRSAHNTRVS; translated from the coding sequence ATGAACGCCAAGGATCAGCAGGACATCATGGACGTCATGGCGGCGACGACCGACCTGTGGAAAGCGCACGACATGGACGGTTGGGGGCAGTATTTCACCGAAGACGCCGACTTCGTCGCGCACAGCGGACTGTGGTGGACCTCGCGTCACGACAATGTCGAAGGGCACCGAGATGTTCCGGAAACCGTTGTCCGGCAGAAGCGCAACTACACCCAGCGGATCGAGGCCATCGATGAGATCGCGCCGGGTGTCGCCCTGGTGCACACCCGCTGGAACTGGCCCGACCACGTCCAGCCGGGCAAGCCGGCACAAGACCGCAGCGGCATCATCAGCTACGTCCTCGTAGACAACGACGAACGCTGGCTGATCCGTTCCGCGCACAACACCCGGGTGAGCTAG
- a CDS encoding PIG-L deacetylase family protein, whose translation MDVQPFPSDWQTALVLVAHPDDPEYGVGAAVAKWTDAGKTVKYALASRGEVGIAGMPPEQAGPLREGEQRRSAAIVGVDDVSFWDFPDSDIRDTPELRAKIAETIVAVRPDVVVTLYSGPSWAPGAPNQRDHIEFAHAVAAAYDSLPDPPAWLFENGPDPTHCEVVDGYTDLAVSSLAAHKVYLSVLDPQTSVVEQARKQVEMSTPALSGFGERTVGFILKRHH comes from the coding sequence ATGGACGTCCAACCGTTTCCCTCCGACTGGCAGACCGCGCTGGTGTTGGTGGCCCACCCGGATGACCCCGAATACGGTGTCGGCGCGGCCGTCGCCAAGTGGACCGATGCGGGCAAGACCGTGAAGTACGCGCTGGCCTCGCGGGGCGAGGTCGGTATCGCCGGTATGCCGCCCGAACAGGCCGGGCCGCTGCGGGAGGGGGAACAGCGGCGGTCGGCTGCCATCGTCGGGGTCGACGACGTGTCGTTCTGGGATTTTCCGGACAGCGACATCCGCGATACCCCGGAACTGCGGGCGAAGATCGCCGAAACCATCGTGGCGGTGCGTCCCGACGTCGTCGTCACCCTCTACAGCGGGCCCAGCTGGGCGCCTGGTGCACCCAATCAGCGTGACCACATCGAATTCGCCCACGCCGTCGCGGCGGCGTACGACAGCCTGCCCGACCCGCCGGCTTGGCTCTTCGAGAACGGGCCGGACCCGACCCACTGCGAGGTGGTCGACGGCTACACCGATCTGGCGGTGAGTTCCCTTGCCGCCCACAAGGTTTATCTGTCGGTGCTCGACCCGCAGACCTCCGTCGTCGAACAGGCACGAAAACAGGTGGAGATGTCGACACCCGCGCTCTCGGGATTCGGCGAGCGCACCGTCGGCTTCATCCTGAAGCGGCACCACTGA